In the Flavisolibacter tropicus genome, one interval contains:
- a CDS encoding SDR family NAD(P)-dependent oxidoreductase produces the protein MFRLEGKTAVITGAGSGIGKAVALLFARQGAEVHVVDLNDEACRSTVVEIESENGKAVAQVCNVTNQQEVKNTFEKIGKIDVLVNSAGVAHIGNVENTSEADFDRVYQVNVKGVYNCLQAAVSMMKQQGKGVILNLASIANNVGLPDRFAYSMSKGAVYAMTLSVARDYIKEGVRCNCISPARVHTPFVDGFLAQNYPGQEKEMYEKLSKTQPIGRMAKSEEVAHLILYLCSDEASFITGCDYPIDGGFIKLNN, from the coding sequence ATGTTTAGACTTGAAGGCAAAACAGCCGTAATTACAGGCGCAGGAAGCGGTATTGGAAAAGCAGTGGCATTACTGTTTGCAAGACAAGGAGCAGAGGTACATGTAGTAGATCTGAATGATGAAGCGTGCCGATCTACTGTTGTAGAAATAGAATCCGAAAACGGCAAAGCGGTAGCGCAGGTATGTAATGTAACCAATCAGCAAGAAGTGAAGAATACATTTGAAAAGATTGGCAAAATTGATGTTCTCGTTAATAGTGCTGGTGTAGCACATATCGGTAATGTAGAAAATACCTCGGAAGCTGATTTTGATCGTGTTTACCAGGTCAATGTAAAAGGAGTCTATAATTGTTTGCAAGCTGCTGTATCCATGATGAAACAGCAGGGAAAAGGCGTTATTCTTAACCTGGCTTCCATCGCCAATAATGTTGGTTTGCCAGACCGCTTTGCCTATTCCATGAGTAAGGGCGCTGTATATGCCATGACGCTATCTGTGGCAAGGGACTATATTAAGGAAGGCGTTCGTTGTAACTGTATCTCTCCGGCACGTGTGCACACGCCGTTTGTGGACGGCTTTTTAGCGCAAAACTACCCTGGCCAAGAGAAAGAGATGTATGAGAAGCTTTCTAAAACGCAGCCAATTGGCCGTATGGCTAAATCCGAAGAGGTAGCTCATCTTATATTGTATTTGTGTTCTGATGAAGCCTCCTTTATTACGGGTTGTGATTATCCCATTGATGGAGGGTTTATAAAATTGAACAATTAA
- a CDS encoding UxaA family hydrolase: MTATIMTDAAPNMQQYLKIHPDDNVLVALRDLPSGMPISFNGEAFTLLENINAKHKFFVQDMNTDDDVIMYGALVGKVQTNIQKGSLMTTTNTKHAAGEYAYRGVNYQWSAPDVSKFESRTFNGYKRKDGRVGTANYWLFIPTVFCENRNLDIIKEALHKELGYAVSDKYQQYTKQVLQAYKEGKNVERFDFNPVSTQAKERFFKNIDGIKFLNHTGGCGGTRQDAATLGALLAAYADHPNVAGVTILSLGCQHLQSEMLLEDLKKRNPDFDKPLLVFEQQLTESEEQLIFDAIRETFLEMVEVNKIEREPAPLSALCVGVKCGGSDGFSGISANPAVGYTSDLLVGLGGKVLLAEFPELCGAEQELIDRCTNEDVANRFIHLMRSYNELAMKVGSGFHMNPSPGNIKDGLITDAIKSTGAARKGGTSPVVDVLDYTEPATKPGLSLVCTPGNDVEATTGKAASGATLILFTTGLGTPTGNPVCPTIKVATNSKLAKHMADIIDIDTGGIIEGEKTIEEMGEEILEYCIKAASGEIIPKSVLLGQDDFIPWKRGVSL; encoded by the coding sequence ATGACAGCAACTATTATGACGGATGCAGCTCCTAATATGCAACAGTATTTAAAAATACACCCAGACGATAACGTGCTGGTGGCATTAAGGGATTTGCCTTCCGGAATGCCGATAAGCTTTAATGGTGAAGCTTTTACCTTACTGGAGAACATTAACGCCAAGCATAAGTTCTTTGTTCAGGATATGAACACTGATGATGACGTGATTATGTATGGCGCGTTGGTTGGAAAAGTGCAGACGAACATACAGAAAGGTAGTTTGATGACAACCACAAATACCAAGCATGCGGCTGGTGAATATGCCTACAGAGGGGTAAACTATCAATGGAGTGCACCGGATGTTTCAAAATTTGAAAGCCGCACCTTTAATGGGTATAAGCGCAAAGACGGAAGGGTTGGAACGGCTAATTACTGGTTGTTTATTCCAACCGTGTTTTGTGAAAACCGAAACCTGGACATCATAAAAGAGGCTCTGCATAAAGAACTCGGCTATGCGGTATCGGATAAGTACCAGCAGTATACCAAGCAAGTGCTACAAGCTTATAAAGAAGGAAAGAATGTAGAGCGCTTCGATTTTAACCCGGTTTCAACTCAAGCTAAAGAGCGGTTTTTCAAAAATATTGATGGTATAAAATTTCTTAACCATACAGGTGGATGTGGCGGCACGCGCCAGGACGCTGCCACGTTAGGAGCTTTATTGGCAGCTTATGCAGACCACCCCAACGTGGCGGGTGTCACCATCTTAAGCCTGGGGTGTCAACACCTTCAATCGGAGATGCTTTTAGAAGATCTGAAAAAGCGAAATCCAGACTTCGATAAGCCGTTGCTTGTTTTTGAACAGCAACTAACAGAAAGTGAGGAACAGTTGATTTTTGATGCCATCCGCGAAACGTTTTTGGAAATGGTGGAGGTTAATAAAATCGAAAGAGAGCCTGCACCTTTAAGTGCACTTTGTGTTGGCGTAAAATGTGGTGGAAGCGATGGCTTTAGCGGTATTTCGGCTAATCCTGCAGTAGGTTATACTTCTGATCTCTTGGTTGGGTTAGGCGGCAAAGTACTGCTGGCTGAATTTCCAGAGCTATGCGGGGCCGAGCAGGAGTTAATTGATCGTTGTACCAATGAGGATGTTGCCAATCGTTTTATCCATTTAATGCGTTCGTACAACGAGCTGGCCATGAAGGTGGGATCAGGTTTTCATATGAACCCTTCTCCCGGTAATATCAAAGATGGATTGATTACCGATGCTATTAAGTCAACAGGTGCAGCGCGTAAGGGCGGCACATCACCAGTTGTTGATGTATTGGATTATACAGAGCCAGCTACAAAGCCCGGTTTAAGCCTTGTTTGTACACCGGGGAATGATGTGGAAGCAACAACAGGTAAAGCGGCATCGGGCGCTACTTTAATTCTCTTTACTACAGGTTTAGGTACACCTACGGGCAATCCGGTATGTCCAACCATTAAGGTGGCGACGAACTCTAAGCTGGCAAAGCATATGGCTGATATCATAGACATTGATACGGGGGGCATCATTGAAGGAGAAAAAACGATTGAAGAAATGGGGGAGGAAATCCTGGAATATTGTATCAAGGCCGCAAGCGGCGAAATAATTCCCAAGTCTGTATTGCTGGGACAGGACGATTTTATACCATGGAAACGAGGCGTGTCTCTTTAA
- a CDS encoding amidohydrolase family protein, with amino-acid sequence MRIDAHQHFWQFDPVRDSWITDYMAVLQRDFMPADLHPFLTQNGFDGCVAVQADQSEKETEFLVQLASKNDFIKGVVGWVDLQADTINDRLAYYKQFDIVKGFRHILQGESQRDLMLMPRFKKGIAALQQFGFTYDVLIFPDQLKYANELVGQLPDQKFVIDHLAKPPIKEQKIAPWREELFQIAQHENLYCKLSGLVTEADWQNWKKDDFKCYMDAVVEAFGVNRILFGTDWPVCLVAASYKQTVDIVQDYFAAFTEEEQQKVFGKNAVRFYNL; translated from the coding sequence ATGCGAATTGATGCCCATCAGCACTTTTGGCAATTTGATCCAGTTAGGGACAGCTGGATCACCGATTATATGGCTGTTTTGCAACGTGATTTTATGCCTGCCGATTTACATCCTTTTCTAACACAAAATGGTTTTGATGGATGTGTGGCTGTGCAGGCTGACCAGTCTGAAAAAGAAACAGAATTTTTAGTTCAACTGGCAAGCAAAAATGATTTTATCAAAGGGGTTGTTGGTTGGGTAGATCTTCAGGCAGACACTATTAATGATAGGTTAGCCTATTATAAACAGTTTGATATTGTAAAGGGATTTCGGCATATCCTGCAAGGCGAAAGCCAAAGAGATCTGATGTTGATGCCGCGTTTCAAAAAAGGTATAGCGGCTTTGCAACAGTTTGGCTTTACCTATGATGTCTTGATCTTCCCTGACCAATTGAAATATGCTAATGAATTGGTTGGCCAACTGCCCGATCAAAAATTTGTAATCGATCACCTTGCAAAACCTCCCATAAAAGAACAGAAGATAGCGCCTTGGCGGGAAGAACTTTTTCAGATTGCGCAACATGAAAATCTGTATTGTAAATTATCAGGATTAGTGACGGAGGCCGATTGGCAGAACTGGAAGAAAGATGATTTTAAATGCTACATGGATGCGGTAGTAGAAGCGTTTGGCGTGAACCGGATCCTATTTGGAACCGATTGGCCAGTATGCCTGGTGGCGGCCTCCTACAAGCAAACAGTAGATATTGTACAGGATTATTTCGCTGCCTTTACAGAAGAAGAACAACAAAAAGTTTTCGGTAAGAACGCGGTTCGTTTTTATAACTTATAA
- a CDS encoding SDR family oxidoreductase codes for MDLQLKDKVIIVTGGAKGIGEGIVRLLAEEGAHTFVVGRCEADNKQLVEELRSSWKKVDYVVAELTRPDDCEKAVREVIKKAGRLDGLVNNAGENDNIGLEHGDYEKFMASLHKNLVHYYLMAQYALPELIRSKGAIVNISSKTAETGQGNTSAYAASNGGRNALTREWAVELLKYGIRVNAVVVAECFTPLYETWINTLSNPEEKLNEIALRVPLENRMTTTEEIANTVAFLLSNKSSHTTGQLIHVDGGYVHLDRALANS; via the coding sequence ATGGATCTTCAATTAAAAGACAAAGTAATTATCGTTACTGGCGGTGCCAAGGGAATAGGGGAAGGTATTGTTCGATTATTGGCAGAGGAAGGCGCACACACTTTTGTTGTGGGCAGATGTGAAGCCGATAATAAGCAGCTGGTTGAAGAACTAAGATCCTCTTGGAAGAAAGTAGATTATGTGGTGGCAGAATTGACCCGCCCCGATGACTGTGAAAAAGCCGTAAGAGAAGTAATCAAAAAAGCAGGAAGACTAGATGGACTTGTAAATAATGCCGGAGAGAATGATAACATAGGGCTAGAGCATGGCGATTATGAAAAGTTTATGGCGAGCCTTCATAAAAATCTGGTACATTATTATTTGATGGCACAATACGCACTTCCTGAATTGATTCGTTCAAAAGGAGCCATCGTAAATATTAGTTCAAAAACAGCTGAAACCGGTCAAGGCAATACATCGGCTTATGCAGCATCTAATGGTGGCCGTAATGCTTTGACAAGAGAGTGGGCTGTGGAATTATTAAAATATGGTATTCGGGTAAATGCCGTTGTAGTGGCAGAGTGTTTTACACCGCTTTATGAAACCTGGATCAATACATTAAGTAATCCGGAGGAAAAACTAAATGAAATCGCTTTACGAGTTCCTTTAGAGAATCGAATGACCACGACAGAGGAAATTGCCAATACGGTTGCTTTTCTCTTGTCTAATAAATCCAGCCATACCACAGGACAATTAATTCATGTGGATGGGGGGTATGTTCATCTGGACAGGGCTTTGGCTAATTCCTGA
- a CDS encoding fumarylacetoacetate hydrolase family protein encodes MKLIRFRENGKEKPGVIIDERYYDASVFGEDYNEVFFETNGLERLKNFIENDSAQLKELSNDITLAAPFQRPSKIVCIGLNYADHARETGAALPPEPVIFLKSTTALTGPNDQIIIPMYSQKTDWEVELAVVIGKKASYVEEANAMEYVAGYCLHNDVSEREFQLERNGTWDKGKGCDTFAPIGPVLATKDEIADVDNLRLWLSVNGQLMQDGNTANFIFKIPFIVSYVSRFMTLLPGDVISTGTPAGVGLGMNPQVYLKEGDVVELGIDGLGTSKQKVVAYAN; translated from the coding sequence ATGAAACTTATACGTTTTAGAGAAAACGGTAAAGAAAAGCCCGGCGTTATTATAGATGAACGTTACTATGATGCTTCGGTTTTTGGCGAAGATTATAATGAAGTATTCTTTGAGACAAATGGATTGGAGCGGTTAAAAAACTTTATTGAGAACGACAGTGCTCAATTAAAAGAGCTCTCAAATGATATCACTCTTGCGGCACCTTTTCAACGACCTTCTAAGATTGTGTGCATAGGTTTGAACTACGCTGATCATGCCAGGGAAACAGGTGCTGCGCTTCCACCAGAACCAGTGATCTTTCTGAAGTCAACTACAGCGCTTACAGGGCCCAATGATCAAATTATTATTCCTATGTACTCCCAAAAAACAGATTGGGAAGTGGAGTTGGCTGTTGTGATAGGCAAGAAAGCCAGTTATGTAGAAGAAGCCAACGCTATGGAATATGTAGCTGGTTACTGCCTGCATAATGATGTTAGCGAAAGAGAATTTCAATTAGAAAGAAATGGAACATGGGATAAGGGAAAAGGCTGTGATACCTTCGCACCCATTGGCCCTGTCTTGGCTACAAAGGATGAAATAGCAGATGTTGACAACCTACGCTTATGGCTTAGCGTAAACGGCCAGCTAATGCAGGACGGCAATACCGCCAACTTCATTTTTAAAATTCCATTTATTGTTTCATACGTTAGCCGGTTTATGACCTTGCTGCCCGGCGATGTGATCTCAACCGGAACACCTGCTGGCGTTGGTTTAGGAATGAACCCCCAGGTGTATTTAAAGGAAGGTGATGTAGTAGAATTAGGAATTGACGGCTTAGGTACATCCAAGCAAAAGGTAGTGGCGTATGCGAATTGA
- a CDS encoding lactate utilization protein B: MEHKIKDHSNAAARFLKDEERATWHDETLWFVRSKRDKAAQQLPEWESLREMASGIKAHTLSHLDKYLLAFEAKAKANGVHVHWATDAEEHNRIVYSILAKHKAKNVVKSKSMLTEECGLNHHLESQGISVVDTDLGEYIVQLRKEQPSHIVLPAIHLKKEDVSNTFHECLQTEKNNFDPAYLTNSARIVLREKFLEADAAITGVNFAVAETGSIVICTNEGNADLGVHSAPLHIACMGIEKLIPKAKHLGIFLRLLARSATGQPITSYSSHFRRPRKGQEMHIVLVDNGRTQQLGRKDFKDSLKCIRCGACLNTCPVYRRSGGHSYHNSVAGPIGAILAPNLDMRKNADLPFASTLCGSCTNVCPVKINIHEQLWSWRQILMKEWYGSPAKKASMKAMAFVLSRPRMYKLSGKIGRKIMQWLPGLVNNRLNPWHKNREMPQAPRQSFNEWYEKNKR, translated from the coding sequence ATGGAGCATAAAATAAAGGATCATAGCAATGCTGCCGCTCGGTTTTTAAAAGACGAAGAACGGGCCACCTGGCACGATGAAACGCTTTGGTTTGTGAGGTCTAAAAGAGACAAGGCTGCTCAGCAACTTCCTGAGTGGGAATCCTTACGTGAAATGGCCTCCGGAATTAAGGCCCACACACTTTCTCATTTAGACAAATATCTTTTAGCGTTTGAGGCTAAGGCTAAAGCTAACGGCGTGCATGTACATTGGGCAACGGATGCTGAAGAGCATAACCGCATTGTGTATTCTATTTTAGCGAAACACAAGGCAAAGAATGTAGTGAAGAGTAAATCCATGCTTACTGAAGAATGTGGCTTAAATCATCATTTGGAAAGCCAGGGGATTTCAGTTGTTGATACCGATCTGGGTGAATACATTGTTCAACTACGCAAAGAACAACCCAGTCATATTGTTTTGCCAGCCATTCATTTAAAGAAAGAAGATGTAAGTAATACCTTTCATGAGTGCTTGCAAACTGAAAAAAATAATTTTGATCCTGCCTACTTGACGAACTCCGCAAGAATAGTTTTGCGTGAAAAGTTTTTGGAAGCCGATGCTGCTATTACGGGTGTTAACTTCGCTGTAGCAGAAACGGGTAGTATTGTTATTTGTACCAATGAAGGCAATGCCGATTTGGGCGTTCATAGTGCTCCACTTCACATTGCTTGCATGGGCATTGAAAAGCTCATTCCCAAGGCAAAACATTTAGGGATCTTTCTTCGCTTGCTGGCGCGTAGTGCAACAGGGCAGCCTATTACAAGCTATTCAAGTCATTTCCGTCGACCCCGAAAAGGACAAGAAATGCATATTGTCCTGGTGGATAACGGTCGCACGCAGCAATTAGGAAGAAAAGATTTTAAAGACTCCTTAAAATGTATTCGTTGCGGTGCTTGTTTAAATACCTGCCCTGTTTATAGAAGGAGTGGTGGACACAGTTATCATAATTCCGTTGCTGGCCCAATTGGTGCTATCCTTGCGCCTAATTTAGATATGCGAAAGAATGCCGACCTGCCGTTTGCCTCAACCCTTTGTGGTTCGTGTACCAATGTCTGTCCCGTTAAGATTAATATCCACGAACAGTTATGGAGCTGGCGACAAATCCTGATGAAGGAATGGTATGGTAGTCCTGCTAAAAAAGCATCTATGAAAGCAATGGCTTTTGTGCTTTCTCGTCCCCGCATGTATAAACTCAGTGGAAAGATTGGCAGAAAGATTATGCAGTGGCTACCAGGGCTGGTCAATAACCGATTAAACCCCTGGCATAAAAACAGGGAGATGCCTCAGGCCCCAAGGCAAAGTTTCAATGAGTGGTATGAAAAAAATAAAAGATGA
- a CDS encoding (Fe-S)-binding protein, translated as MKVALFIPCYIDQFFPKVAIATLQVLEKVGCEVFYPVNQTCCGQPMANAGYASLANSCNKNFIQNFYGFDYIVSPSGSCVAHVKEHLHYKPREKEAAIMRNNVYELTEFLTDVVKVVNVGAYFPHKVGLHTSCHGQRMLGLSSMSERVGPSFSKPEQLLNEVKGLQLMRPARVDECCGFGGTFCVTEEAVSVRMGQDRIRDHAANEVEYITGGDVSCLMHLEGILKRQKSRIKVVHIAEILNTKWSIK; from the coding sequence ATGAAGGTTGCCCTGTTTATTCCCTGTTATATTGATCAATTTTTCCCTAAGGTAGCAATAGCTACCCTGCAGGTACTTGAGAAAGTCGGTTGCGAAGTGTTTTATCCAGTAAATCAAACTTGCTGTGGCCAGCCCATGGCAAATGCTGGTTATGCTTCGTTAGCCAACAGCTGTAATAAAAATTTTATTCAAAACTTTTATGGGTTTGATTATATCGTTAGTCCATCCGGAAGTTGTGTGGCGCATGTAAAGGAGCATCTGCACTATAAGCCGAGAGAGAAAGAAGCCGCTATTATGCGAAATAATGTTTATGAGCTAACTGAGTTTTTGACCGATGTAGTAAAGGTCGTTAACGTAGGTGCCTATTTCCCGCATAAGGTAGGATTACATACAAGTTGTCATGGACAACGAATGCTAGGGCTTTCATCCATGTCAGAACGGGTTGGGCCAAGTTTTTCTAAACCAGAACAACTATTAAATGAAGTAAAAGGGTTACAGCTAATGAGGCCTGCCCGCGTTGATGAATGTTGTGGTTTTGGGGGAACTTTTTGTGTAACAGAGGAAGCGGTTTCTGTGCGAATGGGCCAAGACAGAATCAGGGATCATGCAGCGAATGAGGTGGAATATATTACAGGTGGAGATGTAAGTTGCCTGATGCATTTAGAGGGTATTTTAAAACGCCAGAAAAGTAGAATCAAAGTGGTGCATATAGCTGAAATACTGAATACAAAATGGAGCATAAAATAA